The window TCGGTCGAGACCACTGAGGTCCGCTGATGGTGCATTGGGCATAATTCTTGTTCGATGTACACAACCGGCCGGCATGGTTTCCTGACGGCATGAGATTTGGCGTTACTGGCTGGGATTATGTCTCGAAGTTTGGGACGCATTCACTACGACATGAATAGAAATAGGGCAAATTATTCCGACGCATGCCGGACGCATGCCGCATTATGTATATACGGGATGGCAGCAAGTAGTGGTGGCGGGCAAAGGTTCGGGACTGAGCGTCTCAGAAACAAGGCTCTCTAATGATAATGATAACAGTTTTGGACACTCGTATGTTGGTGAGGGGCCTTGAAGCATGTGGCAGCCGCAaatggagggaggaggggccttgtcttgtcttggcCTTTGGCGGGGTGTGACTTGGAACCCGATGATTCGAGATCCGAATACCGGAGGTCTGACGGAGGCTTTCCTGGCGGCATGTTCCAATCGTCGGGTCGCTCCTTGACGTGATGTCGAAAAGACTGCGAGCCATCATGCACTGATCGCACCATGACCCATCTTCGGGGTTTGCTTGCGACCCCACCTTTGGATACGTAAAGGAGGGGCAGATGGGTTCGTCCCGGCGgtccgccgccctcgtcgccatcaatGCTAGATGCCGGTGACTCTTCATATTTTCGGCTTCTTGGCTCATAATACCTGGGACCCGTCCCCTTTGCTGTGATTGTCGCACTCCCAAATACATCGCATGCTTGGATCTTCGGCCCCCCGTCCCTCCATCCGGTGAAACCTTACGCTTTGCTGCAACACTGCTGTTGCACCCGAAAGAGGAAAATAATATATAACCTTACCACGCCCCCGCCCACATTCCTACACCATGGCTGGAGGAGACGTTCCCGCGAACGGCACCCCGGTCTCATCCGGAGGACCCGAGGCTGGCGGCAGCTCGGACCCGGCGTACGGCGTCAGCAAGCTGTCGCTCGCCACGCGCACCGTccatgccgacgacggcatcagCGCCCACCGCGCCATCGCGCCGGCCTTGCACGTCTCCACGACGTTCAGGTACAACCGCGACCCGGACGAGCTGCGGTCAGGGGACAATGCCGACGTAAGTTGCCCGCTGCTCGATTCCCAAAGTCGCTCGCCGTGCGCTCCATCTACATACCATGCGCTCCGTCGTGAGCGAAGGACGATGAGCGGATACAAGGGCGTTGGATGGTGTGACGATCCAGTTGGCTGACCTCTCCGAAAGCCCGCAGCCCCGGGCGATTCGCACATTTACTCGCGCTACTCGACGCCTAACACGACCCGCTTCGAGGCCATCCTCACCTCGGTCCTCGGCGGGCCCTCGCTGACCTACTCTTCGGGCCTGTCGGCTTTCCACGCCATGCTGGTCTACCTGAACCCGAAGCGCATCGCCATCAGCGGCGGGTACCACGGCTGCCACGGCGTCATCAAGATCCTGACCAAGCTCAACgggctgcagcagctcgagctcgacgaggcgtcgctcgagcagctcgaggcgggcgacgtcgTGCACGTCGAGACGCCGCTGAACCCGACGGGCGAGGCGCGTGACCTGGCCTACTTCAAAAGGGTCGCCGAGCGTAAGGGCGCTTACCTCACGGTCGACGCGACGtttgcgccgccgccgctgcaggACCCTTTccggctcggcgccgacgtcgtgaTGCACTCCGGGACCAAGTACTTTGGCGGGCATTCGGACATGCTCTGCGGCGTGCTGGCCGTCCACCCGAAGCACGCGGACGAGTGGATGCCGAACCTGGTCCTGGAGCGCtgcttcatcggcggcgtcatggGCAGCATGGAGGGCTGGCTGGGCGTGCGGTCGATGCGGACGCTGGAGCTGCGCGTGGGCCGCCAGTCGCAATCCGCGACGGAGCTCGTCCGCtggctcgacgccgagatccGCCGGGACCCgtcgggcgtcgtcggcggcgtcgtcgaccggGTCTTGCACGCGAGCCTGCAGAAGGAGGAcctggcgggcggcgagggctgGCTCGCGAAGCAGATgcccggcggcttcggcccCGTCTTCGCCATCTTGCtgaaggacgccgaggacgccaagAGGCTGCCGAGCAAGATGGGGCTGTTCCACCACGCGACCtcgctgggcggcgtcgagagcCTGATCGAGTGGCGTGCCATGAGCGACAGCGGGTGCGATAAGAGGCTGCTGAGGGTCAGCGTCGGTGTCGAGGGGTGGGAGGACCTGAGGGACGACCTGGTGCAGGGTTTCAAGCAGTTgatcgaggagaagaagaagagggcctGAAGGCTGTTTGTCTACTCAGGGATGATGGACTTTCAAGTACCAGGTAGATCGATAGGTATATGGTATCCACAATAGAATAACCTTTCAGGGTTCAGAGGAGAAGGACACTTGCCAATTGCCCTTTCATGGCACTTGATCTGACGTAACTTGCCTCAAGTGATACATTGGTTGGGAAATGGTGTATAACGAGCCTTCAACCTCATGCAACCTCTGTAGGGCAGAAGCCACCACCCTGTTTTCTTTGGACTAGCAAGATATCTCACCTCCGCTGATAACCGGCTGCAGCTGCCTCGGTTCAGTGTGCATTTGTTTGTTATCCATTATTACATGGCGACCGTTTGCTTTCATCAACAGGGCAAACCCCTGATATGAAGCCCAATTGGTAAAGCAAGCGTTGTTCAGGGGTAACTGTCCAACGCCTTCCTGCGTACCCATCCATGCCTTTGTCAAGTCCTAACGCCATTTTATGCATCAAAGCAAAATGTCCAAAGAACCGTCCTCATTCAAGCAGCCCTCCAATTTGTAGCGGGAAGATTCCAATCTGCCAAAATGTGTTAGCTGATGCACTCCTGTTAGCAAATACAAGGAGCGCTCACGTGAACTGGATGGATCCAGTGACCATGCAACGACATGCATCGCAGTAGGTCTTCATCAACTCCTGCCCCCCCTTGCCAGCCGACTCCTCTAAAATACCAGCTGCCTCCTCAAAGACCGTCACTGAGGTAGCCAGCTCAGCAAGGAGGTCATCGACAGCCTGCTGAGGGGATATACCCTTGTGCTGCATAAGTATGGGGATGGCATTCACAATGCTCTCGCTGCCTTCCTTAGGCTATTGATGTGTGTCAGTACCTAGAATatcaaggacgacaagaaaaagaaaaagaaaaggcacTTACAATCTCTTTCCGGAGAGAAAGAATGTCATTTGTGCTGTGGGTTGTCGAGTGGTCAGCTATCGTGCTATGAAGCTGAAGAGAGAGCACTTACATCCAAATGGCCCTGCTTGTCTCTGACCATATGGTTTGCATCTGCCCCATGCGCCGGATATCCTTTGGAATGTTGTCCGATAGACCATACCTGATACACTGGTAAGCAAGGTCTGATAATCCCATGTCTCTCGGTGACTGACTCGATCAGAGCGCACAGAGTCCAGACCGCAGCCGTGCCATGTCGAAGGTCGGAATACGACTCAATGTCAGGAAGTGTGCCCTGGAGACGCATTTTCTGTTCCTCGTGGCAGTTGTCGATATAGCGCCGCATCTGAGTCATGAATGTCTGTCTCTGTTCTGTTGGTTGGTCAGCTTTGTTCCCAACACCCAAGGGGTATTAACCCTCACCAAGAGAGTAGGCCATCTGTAGCTTGTCTCCAATCACCTTCAACTCGGGATTGGCATTTTGAAGCTCAAAGCTTAATTTGGTCTTGGGAggggcaaggccaagggaATGCTCAAGCACTTTGATGGTGTTGTCTCGATGAGCCTTGGCGTGGAGGATGTCGTTGCTCAAGTCACTGGTTCCCTGCTGATCGATGGCGTCGTCCCAGCAGAACAACCAAATGATGTAAAGCGCCAGGATCCGAACTTGGTCCCATTCAGGATGAGGGTAGTACCTGCAAAGACCGATTCAGTGTTCTGAATATTCGGGGGGAAGGGGTATACGCTGCTTACAGACTGACGAAGCGGGCATAATTGGCCTTCCGGTACTTCTCCCGCAGCTTAGACGGCTTGACGAGTCTTATTTTACAATAAGACGTTAGTCTTAATTTCTCCAAATAAACAGTTTGTAGGAAATACCTGTCAAAAGTATTTTCGATGACGGGAATGAGACGCTTGTAGTTGATGTTAGCCTTCACTGGCCACCCCTTGAGAATGCCGTAGAGGTTTGGGACCCGAATGACCGTTCCTTTCAAGGCTGTGATCATGGTCTGAGTCTCTATAGTCTTTGGGTCCATCGCATCCGCGGTCGTGTTCGCCATATCTGCTTTTTGCGGGCTGGCTCGGTCGGGGAGGTCAGGGTAGAGAGGCCGTTTGTCGAGGCACATCTTGGCGTGGGATGGTTCATCCAGACTTGGGTTATGCGAACAACGAGACGAACCGAACCTGAattttcttcttgccctcttCAGTCCGAGAAAAGGAGAGGCAGGAAGGAAGCTAGGTCTCTGTTATTGGTTGGAGACACCCTCAGACAAGTGAGAGCCGTctggggagagagggggtACTGCATGGAAGCGGCAAGAAAACATATGCATGGGATGAATACGACGAGAGGTCATCCCGATAAATAAATAAAAGCCCAACGGGAAGGAGGGACGGGCCCTCCAGATCCTTTATATCCTACCCTTCCCTCACTCCCCTTCAACCAAGCCCCGAAGACCCTAGTGGTCTGGTGGTATAACGCCCTGGTCCGTTAGTTTGAACTTGGTGATGAAACCCAACGAAGTTAATCGGGATGGAGGGTTTCGTAGGGCCGCAGTTCGAGTCTCTCACTGCGCGCCTGAGCTTTTGTTTCCAATTCCCCCTTTTATGATTGTTACTCATCATGAATTCCTCATGTCATTCTCTCTTGGTCTTGCGGACGTACGCCGTTTGTATCGACGTCTTCTCATTGCCCCGAGTAATTATATATAGACGATTATTTGTTCAATGTTGTCACGTGGTTTGGCAAAGGTCCTTCCATAACAGACACAGCATCAGCTGACTGGCAAACTTGAATGTCGAGGATTCGGATCCAACACGaactccttcttctcccactcaCACACCCCTCCTATTAATAACGAGTCTACGTCAAAACCATACACATCCTCGGCCCAAGTAAGACATTGGGCTCGTTAGTCTCGTGCCTTTTGTAGCAGCCATGATTATATCCGGTGATGTGTGGTGAGACTACCGAGGGCATAGCTTCTTGAAGGTAGACATTGGATCCGCTCTGCTGCATACAAGGAATAGAAGCGTTGTTTTGGCCCAATAAGCCCCCGAGACTGTCTTGATTAGCCTTGGTGAAGTCGACGTCGGAGACCACATGCCATGTTCCTCAGATGTGATGAGGATTGATTTCTGCAGAATCTCGTGCTGCGGGTTGCCGATAGATCGAGTCTCAGCAGCTTATTTGTGGACAATGACACACACCATTGCTTCTGTCATAGGGATATAGACAAAACGAGATGTCGAGACTCGAGTTTCCCGTGGACGGACGGCTACCTGCATGGGAACAGTGGGGAAAGACTGGTGATACTCGGGAGATGCTTCAAATCTCCAACTCGGCGAGGGACATGTGGCGTTCTCATTTCCGATTTCCTCTCGGCTGCCAGCATATAAtcctcaaccccccctccattATCGTACAAAGATCTGCCTTGAATGCGTCGCAGTCGATACTCCGCGCAAGCCTCAATTTGAATCGTAAATCACACATCTCAGCCTGCACTGAGGCGCTCGCTTGGTACGCTGGAGCCTCGTAGGAAATGTTCCTCGTGTCGCTCCACTGAAACACAACAAAGGGGACAATGCCTCATCAGTCCACAACGCCGCGATTTCGCGACCTCTATCATGCGTCGTCCCGTCTCTTTAGGCAGGATGGGTCGAGGCTACGCAGACAAGGTCTTCGCCCTGCCCACGGCACCGCAAAGCATGCGAGCTTGCGCTCCATGTGTATCGGGCGTAGTGGTGTCACATATGAAGCGCGTGTTTTTAGCGATCCGATGCTGCAAGTGAGGCTAGCCCAAGCAGCAGGCACGCACGCCCTTTACACCTACCAATATTCCCCACCGACACACGATTCTCGAGGGCAGCGAAGAAACTGGAATCTAAGCGGGAGCTGCGTTTGTCTATCTCCTCACTTCAGTGCCATACGTCAAGTCGTATTCACAGAGTATGCAACGGACTCTTTTGAGCCAACCTTATTTGTCTGTGTCGACTTCCTTGAGCAGCTCCGTCAGGCTCATGATCCTGTAACCACGTCGCTTGAGCTCCGGAAGAACCCTCCGCAGCAAGGGAATggtccagctcctcctgTCGTGGCAGATTATGATCGCACCCGGGCGGGCCATGCTCAAGATGTGGTTGGCGTTCATCCGCCAAGAACTGATCTGGGCGTCGTGTGGGTATACGCTGCCCAGAACCATCCTGTAACCCATCTTGTCGACCAGTCGCCGCATCTTGTCGTTGAAGAAGCCCGAGCCCGGTCGGAAGTAGTTGGCCACCATCGGTTTGTTCTGGTATTCGTATGCGACCTTGATCTTCCTGTTGACCTCGAACATTTCCGACTCCAGCTGTCCGTCAGGTAGGGATCGCGAAGCTTCGTCATGCATGGCGTGGTTCCCGAGTTCGCTTCCGGACTTGATTATATCATCCAGGTCTTCTTCGCGACCGTTCATCTGCGATCCAATGAGGAAGAAGGTTGCATGGGCGTCGTTCTCGTTGAGTATTCTCAGGATCTCGGAGGTGTGCTGGGACGGCGCATCATCAATCGTCAGGCCGATGATTTTCTTGTCTGTCGAGACTTGCCAAAGCACGTCGGGCCATCGTCGCGCGAAATAGTCGATGAGAGATGCCGGGGGCTTGTATATGATGTAGAAAGGGATGACCAGTAGGATAGCCAGGGTGAGGAGGGCCAGCAGGGTAGCCATTCGGTTCCTCCGCACGCGTCGGCGCAGCTTGTTTGGTAATCGAAGGAGAGATATTCGTGCCATTGGCCAGCCTTTCACCTTCGTGGTTGTCAAGGAAGGAACAGGaagggcggcatcgtcgagttGGTCGAGTGGTGGTgaaacgaaacgaaacgaaGCTGAGCCTACTCTTCCCATTGACGCAGCTGCAGGGGTCATCACGGACGTCCCAGAGCTTGGGTATCATCCCTTGACTGGAGACTGTGGCTTTGTGTGGCTCTGTGTGGCTTTGTGTGGCTCACCACCATAACGCCGACCGCGAGATAGACCAATGAGCGGCCGTCAGACGCAACCCTCAATCAACCCTGCCAGTTGTCATATCCAACGTCCAGGAAGCCGTTTCCATTGGGAATATCAGCAAGCCTGAAAAACAAAACGACGGAGTGGATTGAATATCGTGCAGTGTCAGCTTGGGGTTACCAAAATGGGAGAGACCTGCATATTTCCAACTCTCTCATACGTTGCGTATCATACTTGTTCATCCAGCAATAGCAACACATTCCTGAAAGCTCGAAGGTTCCATCACTTAATCTCTCCTGCCACGCTACGCCGCCATCAACTTTAACGGAGATCGCGGAATCAGGTGTTGAGTGACACGCCCCGAAACTCTCGGGTCTCGCCGGCCCGGGCGCGGTGATCGGGATCACCGAGACGCTGGGTTCAAACTCTGACACCTCCGTTCCCGGGCACATATGGCATACTGTATGTACTGGCTCAACAAACACAATCCATTCCCAGCAGTGGCAGGGTATGCCCGTCGTACatcgcccccccccccccccccccccccgcggcGTTCTTGACGCCATCGACATTTGAGGGCCTGTGGTCCAGAACGGGAGAGATGCGATGAACTACTGGAGAGGTGTTTTCTACACAGAGGCGAGTTAATGGCAACTAGCAACCAGCGTGCGTTTCCCGATTCGAAGTGCCCGCTTAGCTACTTATTTGTGACTATAATTTAGTCATTTTTTGACAGGGGTCAATGGAACACTGATCCCGCGTCTTGTCACGTTGATGCACATTCAGGCCCACAAACTCCTTCCTTGGATAGAAACGCATCCGGTTGAATAAGGACGAAATGTGCTCCAGATAAGACGTTACAGCCGATCCGAGAAAGGGAagcgatggcgatggagacAACCCTCCCATGATGACGGGCCCCTTAATTCTTCCACCCCCCTCGAGGCAAAACCGAGAAGGGAGAAGTAAGGATCGAACCCCGACCTGCCTGGCTATCTCGCCCTCGCGGGGATCGGCGGCGCAGTTCCACCAGCCTCTCTCGCTTGCTGGGAGGCTGGCCTGCAATGTTCATGCGTGAGCAAGGCACCCCAGAGGAAGATCAAACATAGCACGGGCGGACGGGAACAACGCCATCGACAGCTTCTCGGTCCACTGCCCAATACCGAGTGTTTTGCAGGTCCATTCGTGAATGACGGAACCCCCTTGGGACCAGGTTTGTGGTGCAATTGCACAAGTGACTGTCAACCTCGGAGAGAGTAGTAAGTTGTCGCTGTGCACAAACCCCGATGAGCTGTCTTTTGGAAGATAAAGAGGTTGAGTTTGTGGGGATTTATGACCTCTGTGTTTATGGAAACAAGCCTGCTGGTGTTTCGGTATCAATACCTAGGCACCGGCAATATGTGATTCCACCGTCTTTGTGAAGTGGTGTGTACTATCCGATGCATCAGAAGTTACCGCTCCTCCAATCCCACCAACCGAACCAAGGTCCCACTTTCTCATGTAAATGAATCCAATTGCCATGACGTCTCCTTCCTTTTCTCATCCAGTCCTCGCTGCGGTTAACCAACTTGCTGTCAGCGCTACGCTTTCACGTCCGCACAGCATTCCTTTTTGCCAAACCCCAAAGTCCTCGAACATGTGTCTCGGCCGTGGCGACTTTTGTACCGTTACGTTGATGTCTTTCGCGGCCACAAGACGATCTCCATCCGCCGACGCCATGTCGGCCATGAGCAGCCAGAAACACTCATGCCATGCCTCTCTGAAGATGCCGGCGAGGTGAGAAaccgaggagaagaaacgAGCTTGCAAAGGAGCTGGTTTCTTGTGAAAGCCACTTACTCGACCCGAGAAGCCGTCACATGGGGTCGATGTTGCAGTCGTCAATCGGCAGTGGCCACGCATCCCGGGGCTGCTTCCGCCATGCACACCAAACGGGAGGTAGCCCTCCGCTCCCACCTACTCTGAATATGTTTGTACATCTAtcatcttccttggcgaTCGCCTCCAgtcgtcttcttccccaaACCCCCTCATCCACATCCTCAAAGAGCAGTGCGGCCTGCTTGACGGAGCTGGTCACCTGCGCGGCATTCACTCTGACCGTGCAGGCCAAAGACAAGGTTTGAACCACAGATTCGCAACTCGGCCCGCCCCACCCCAAGATCCAGCAAATCCTAGGTatcctcttcccccctccccgcgaCGATCCTTCCGCAATCAAGACGGGAAAGCCGATGATCTGATACATCCAGTCCACTTCATCGCTTTGCCCGGTCGACAGCAACCACCGCCACTCCCATGCTTCGTCATCCGTGTGGTGGTGTAAATACCTTACTGTAATAGCCTCTCCTGAACGGGGATGGCGCCGTCGGTATCGAATTACCGCGAGCCGACAGCGCCTGCTGGTTGTGGAGATTTGAAATAATTCGGACAAAGGAAGGCGTTGGCGCAGTCACCGGATACCAACGACTCGGAAAGCCCTAGACTCGATTTCAGCCTCGGGCGCGGCAGGGAGCTCATCGGCTCATTACATGCTCTCGCCTGAGATCTCGGGCCGTGCGTCCTCTAGGCTCGGTTTTGTCAGTCCAACCGTTTTCTCGCCAGCCTGTGGGTTTGCATGCGAGGCAGTTGCTTGTTGTTCGGACGAAATGTACGAGCAGGTTCGTGTGTACGTAGGTGTGCGAATTAAGTTTAACCACAAATGCGACGGAATAAGGCAGAGCGCACGGGTTGGTCTCATGCGGTCGAGAACTCTGGGTCAACCATCACGGACCATATGACCGAACTACCTCTAAACAAAATTACACTCAGAGCAAAAAATAAGCACAGGCTAGCAAATAGCTTTGTTTTGTTATTGCCAGTAGCAATACTGTAGGTGCCTCCGCAGCAGGTGGCTAAAG is drawn from Colletotrichum destructivum chromosome 6, complete sequence and contains these coding sequences:
- a CDS encoding Putative isoprenoid synthase domain superfamily, terpene cyclase-like 2, with product MCLDKRPLYPDLPDRASPQKADMANTTADAMDPKTIETQTMITALKGTVIRVPNLYGILKGWPVKANINYKRLIPVIENTFDRYFLQTVYLEKLRLTSYCKIRLVKPSKLREKYRKANYARFVSLYYPHPEWDQVRILALYIIWLFCWDDAIDQQGTSDLSNDILHAKAHRDNTIKVLEHSLGLAPPKTKLSFELQNANPELKVIGDKLQMAYSLEQRQTFMTQMRRYIDNCHEEQKMRLQGTLPDIESYSDLRHGTAAVWTLCALIEYGLSDNIPKDIRRMGQMQTIWSETSRAIWITNDILSLRKEIPKEGSESIVNAIPILMQHKGISPQQAVDDLLAELATSVTVFEEAAGILEESAGKGGQELMKTYCDACRCMVTGSIQFTLESSRYKLEGCLNEDGSLDILL
- a CDS encoding Putative cys/Met metabolism, pyridoxal phosphate-dependent enzyme, translated to MAGGDVPANGTPVSSGGPEAGGSSDPAYGVSKLSLATRTVHADDGISAHRAIAPALHVSTTFRYNRDPDELRSGDNADPAAPGDSHIYSRYSTPNTTRFEAILTSVLGGPSLTYSSGLSAFHAMLVYLNPKRIAISGGYHGCHGVIKILTKLNGLQQLELDEASLEQLEAGDVVHVETPLNPTGEARDLAYFKRVAERKGAYLTVDATFAPPPLQDPFRLGADVVMHSGTKYFGGHSDMLCGVLAVHPKHADEWMPNLVLERCFIGGVMGSMEGWLGVRSMRTLELRVGRQSQSATELVRWLDAEIRRDPSGVVGGVVDRVLHASLQKEDLAGGEGWLAKQMPGGFGPVFAILLKDAEDAKRLPSKMGLFHHATSLGGVESLIEWRAMSDSGCDKRLLRVSVGVEGWEDLRDDLVQGFKQLIEEKKKRA
- a CDS encoding Putative NodB domain, glycoside hydrolase/deacetylase, beta/alpha-barrel, which gives rise to MARISLLRLPNKLRRRVRRNRMATLLALLTLAILLVIPFYIIYKPPASLIDYFARRWPDVLWQVSTDKKIIGLTIDDAPSQHTSEILRILNENDAHATFFLIGSQMNGREEDLDDIIKSGSELGNHAMHDEASRSLPDGQLESEMFEVNRKIKVAYEYQNKPMVANYFRPGSGFFNDKMRRLVDKMGYRMVLGSVYPHDAQISSWRMNANHILSMARPGAIIICHDRRSWTIPLLRRVLPELKRRGYRIMSLTELLKEVDTDK